The sequence CTGGGCTGTGCATGCAACTTGTTGAGATATGTTTGACTTGAAAAGACCATGCAAGTTGAATGGAGTGCATTTGTATGGTGAGGGCAGGTGGTTATGGTGTGGATGGCCTACGTATGGTTAGACACGTCTTTATCGCCTACAGTGCGCCAGGTTCACCAAAGTGGGTGGGAGGTGACTGACCActaagagagaaaaacaacagaacATTAAGCTATTACAGGGGGTGTTGGCATTGTTTTGTGCACAATAAACTCGTGAGGTATGTTTTCACTGCTGTCATTTTCTCACCCACAGTCTCACTTACTCACCCACACAGGCTAACACATTTTGCTATGTTTCAAACACCGACTGCATTACGttttatttcaatcagattCCTCTGCAGGGTCACAAGCTTCACTGACATTATAGTACTCTGTCGCTCGTAAATATCATGGTTggtttggtaaaaaaaaaaaaaaaaaattgacgcaaATGAAACATCTCTTTTGTTTCACATATTTATTTGCATCCTCAGTGAAAACTCTGTCATTCATTTGActacagatttaaaaaaaaaatgatgaattAACAGAACTTTTAAATAGAAAAATGATGTTTTATGGGATTATGTTTAAAGTAAACAATGGGAAATATCATCCAGAATATTGACTTTAAAGCAATCACTTGAAGTGAGAGTGAAATTGTAAAGCTTGCAGAGCATCCTGTGGTCTATAACTAGATGAACTTCAGTAGAAGGGTCCTGTGCCTTTTTAGTTCTCATTGTATCACCttaaattacaaaaacattCACACGTCATGATAATTAAGTGCACTGTAAATGTCAGTGTGCcagtctttgtttttctctctgcgtCGTCTCCCAGGTCTTGGTGGTGGCTGCTGAAAGTTCAGGGCAGAGTATGTCACACTGTTCACATCTGACACATGACtctagagtgagagagtaaacaaaaacaatcagaaAAGCAAATCAGAAACGTCTTTCTTAGCTTTGTCCCACACACCCCTGTTCTGCAACACTCAGACACTTACTTGAGGGGCAGCTGAAGCCACAGTATTGTGAGAATGATCTGatgaacaccaaacacacaatcaGTATTCTACCAAAAGCATTGCTTTCTGAGTCATCAAACACACTATTCAAATGAATGTAACACACACCACTATCACTTGCAGTAGATGTGATTATGCATACTAACATTTTAGGATGCTGTACACTTCCGAACCACTGTTTGTAGGTTGTCCTGTGGATGTGGGAAGTTGGGTGAGCTGTGATCTCAATCCTGAGCCAGGGCGATCCTGTCAGATTGAACACAGAGGATTCAGGATATTGTAAAAGTAAATTCTGTGGGGGCATCCAACATAACCTGATACCGAGTTTCATTGTATCTCAAACTCTTGAAATGTGTATTCCTTAGCTCCAAGTAACGTTGTACAACATATCTTCCCGGGCTGCTCACCTCTAAAATTACTGATCGGCTCAGAACGCAAGTCCTAAACACCGACTCTTACAGATCTCGCACTCTGCATCCCCCTTCCCGTTGTTACAGTtcacaaaataaaagtccttgtACCTCTTTTAGTGCTACAATATTTTTGTGTAAACATATAAATACCAAATGGCAAAAATGTATGTATAGACACAGTAAATGTTACCTGAGCAGATGAGATCGTAGTGACTGCGACTCCTGCACCTACAGCagagcagtaaaaaaaaaaactaacctgacattttctttcgtTAACCATCACCACTGTATTACACATGATTATGCCAGaaaataggctacatatcaCTGACTTGTTCATTTATAATGCTGATATAAAATGTCTGAAAATcttctggggtgcgtttctagaaaagttagcaacagcgttgtttaaccaccgtggtgcgacgcaacttgctatcaaacaacgacagtgttacacctgtttccagaaagcatcgtacctgtgtcgcaattcgctacctccgttgttcgaacaccgttgttccaaccatggaggtattataagaactggagaaagtgaacaagtcccgcccccattcatttcaatgggaatgctaggctagtaaaattgccaaaattgaaccattttttcaggcttcaacatggcgtttcaaggggcttgtttccggtgccgttttacttagccaattaagtgccaggttaccgattgacgtaaggtacagaaggagagctcgtgcccacactaagctcgtgcatgagctgagagtggaacagccaccaatcagcatgaggaaaacgcagggaaaacggcaccggacatgatgtatttctggaaaatggcgacgaggaagtgctttgctaatcggcgaagccagagaatgtctaataaggggagaaggaccactagcgaaatacttccgcatggtactgcaactagagggcgatcgcgagcaagtgatgaatgaatgggtagcaatggagctgaaccccccagtaccacatttctcgttatataattttttgtcctaaaattgcattaatgcatgcgatgcaggataacttgacttgacaatcagctgaccaatacaattttcaatatgtgttgttattcctaaaaaccctttcaaagtgttcatgtcacgtgacacaagcgaaccactttacggccatagacctaaaagaaggttcagcttcacgacggtcgtaatcggtcgcgattgtcgcgagcatccatgagctaaatgctagcatgttacagggaaaacggcccatcctatgaaaagcagaaaggacatgagtgactttttatttcatttccagtggaaaacctatactcaggtagctactacgacaatgtacattaagaaatgaagttgtcaactgtgaaaaaaacgagttctagccgcttagccccatagaccacaattcatttatcacttgctcggcaacgcccccagcggaatttcaacagattgcatgaacaatccggtacaatggagttaataggaagtggaccggctctccctaaaggggctctggcgaagctaaccagtcaaatcctgaccccctggttccaacaacgttgttgaggacccagcggcacatttcagtggtggaaaaggtgtcaacgtataataccccacccactagaaatgctccgtcactggatgcctatcacttgtcttttatagattctcctttccttcctcgatcctcgtcctcactgaatgatagggcggcaacaatgggatagaggaccgaggatcaaggagggatgttgagaggcacccactatgtgtcgacgagtctaatttaaacccaaagtgattcatgctggcattatcattgctatcagaaaaaaacgtaaacctatgcaagctgcaagcacatgaaagagtttgcttaagctgtccaatatatgtacttatttgtgtgaaatatctaaaaaaatatctgtacaaaatatatatggcctagactaattacaaatgATCATAATACTAAAtcggtgtctggtggttcagctgttgcacgtcagtacattgcgcgcgcggcccaagttctcatcttacctctccatgtcacttttgagtaagagcaggcataccacacacacaacaataggttagaccctaaatatatttaattgctttacatcgagtggccaggaacacgacatcagtttaatagttcctcgacattacttattagggttatttccacgtttcactagtcagaaacaaaagcatgtgtgatgcatacgggaaaagaacctacgatgttgtgatgatagaccacctgccttaaccactatactaatGAACGGTGTGCATGACCCGAGGGTTTGtcaatatcataacagtagcctaccaaaacgcaaaccaacacgcaaatgaacgcaaggtaacacacgtagcaagaatgagcccaacgatattttactttatattagcctacagtatagcgcaatcattgagtcacgagaaaacaacaacttagtgatttttggttgggcgcttgtgatttttggtcaggcgatcttgcactgactacatcaccaactggaactcccaaggtacgacacaggtgcgactgcccaggggcagtagttcaaacgaccaaactttgcgtccttgtttgcgattgagagtttgaactaccttttctagaaacaccaaattcaagaacgacggagcgaactcccaagattgcgacgcaagttagcaaacgacgctttctagaaacgcacccctgtgTAATTCAACTACATTGTTGTCAGTTCAGTTGAAAACATTTCCAGCACATTTCAGTTCACTTCAATAATATGCGATAAACAGCTCTTGACATCTTTGTGTTTCCCATATGTGCAGCAAACCTTTGTGTGAGTGCAGGACCCAGTGACTGGTGAGGAGAACGAGACAAAGTGCACACAGCAGGACGAGTGACACGGCTGAATACAGCACAACAGGACACCACTCTGGAACTGGAGAAGAGGAATCAGTGAACCTTACACGACATCTGAGGAGTACAGCATTAGTTCATCTCTCTAAAGACCTCAGGTAGTAACGAGATGTTACCTGTATTATTGTCCAGAGAAGACATGGCACTCTCTGTGAAGTTGTCATAATGCACCTCACACCACCATTCCTCTCCAGGCCCCTTGCCATTTTGGGTGATGTGGAGGTTCTCGCCAGTGGTCACATTTAGTTGTAGCCGGCTTCCAGCAGTGAAACTATTATGATAAACAGACAGGAAAAACATATCACCTTTCCCTCTAAAACCATCCCTTAAATGATGGAAAAAAGTTAGAGTCTTTCTTTTATTAATGAACAAATCATCACTTCTAGGTTACATATCCAAATGTGGGGGAGAAGCTAAATAGATGCCAGTCCAGGTACAGCATTTCTGATCTCAAAGCACATTTCTTACAGAAATCTGATGATATGCATAATTAAtaaaaacataggcctacataataaaATAATTCAGAGTTTGATCCAGTTGTGCAAAGCATGTTCACATTTTAACAATTGTGCTGTTAACACAGCTAAACAGGAATGGTGAGTAggcaaaaacatgaaaaaaaagaatataggcctaattataaTGAATAATATTCAGGCTACTTTCTCCTTTTATTCTTGTTCTTCTAGGCTACtactatttatttataaatgcaAGAACAAAAGTGTTCTATTACTGGATATACTAATgacaatagcctaataataataacaacaataataataataataataataataataataataataataataggataATAACATTAATTATTTCGGCTATTTCCTTACCTTTCGATTGTATCAGATACCCAGGTCTGACCGGCTgccacccgtgtgtgtgttgaatgccaAGTGATGATGATATTTGGAGTGAGCAAACCGGTCACAAAGCATAGCAGAGATCCATGTTGAAGCTCATCCAAATTTGGTTTCATCGTAGTTCTCTCCAATTCTCTTAACAAAGTCACCTCACTCCTGTTGGTCCAGCTCTCAGACTCTGAAACGCCATTTTAGTTTTCAAATAGGAACCAAAAACAGTTCGAATGTGACTGAACGTTTCTCTTTGTCCAAATATAGCCTGGCTTTTGATCAAATATTTGAATAAAGGCTTATTGAGTTCTCACCTTTAATTTGAAGATATGTACCCTTTCCGCTAAATTTGAGAACCCACAAAGTGTTCATGTCACAGTAATATCGCCCTTCATCATCTCTCGTCGCCCGGGTAATAGTCAACTCAATTTGGGAGTTGACTATTTTCTGAGAGATTCGGCAAGATTGTCTGCAGTCGGTGTTTATAATTATCACGGTGCCATTCACAGCGACTTTCATCCAGCGAATGAATTTAGCCTCACACCGTATGGATGCCGGGCAAGGACAGGTAATTGAAATATCTTCATCCAGTTTTGCAAGTATTAACCCCCTCTCACATGCAGAGTAGTCTGCAAAAAGAAATTAAACAATTCGTTGAATTTTAACGTTTCGTATAGGCCTATGCTTGCTAAACAATCATATAGGCCTAGGCATAGAAGTGCATAATACAACCGTATCTTACCACTGCTGCATACCGGAAAAGCAACACATGTCCAATGACGCAAAATGACTTACCAAGGATAAACATAAGGATGAAAATTGTGATGTCTGATATAGCCATATTGTTTTGACAAAGCATGTGTTAATCTGCGCTAAGTAGCCTACAAAAGAGAGACGAACTGGATTTTGTATTTCCTCTCTAAGGTCGGTTTGGTTCACGGAGGCTAAAATCTGCGTAATAGTCCTCGTGGTCTGACACGTTTGAAAGAGGTGGCGTAGGCTACaacatgatgtttttttttataggcTATCACAAAAACAACACCAGAATGTTCCACTGTTGAATCGGATATTGGAAACATTAATTTTAGGCAGACTTTACATTATAATCAGTCTGTCATGAATGGGTCTGTTCAATCAATGTGGTTAAGCAACTTTCATGTTAAAGGAATAATCCCTATTTTCCAGGGCCATGCCATAATATACTATAAACACAAGTGATAACCTTGGTGGAGACTTAGTAGATCCTGTCTGATAGTGTCACAGGCAGCAACAGTTGCAGTAAAAGGCTTATGCACGCATCCAagggtgtagtgtagtgtagtgtcagAAGTTATGGTGGTGGAGATGCATAGGCTATAACATTATACATTTCTAGAGTGTTGGCGAGGGTTCATATTGTGattgtggataatacagtgtgatttttgaatggtaaaagttgcaattggtgaataaactggAGAGATAGATATACAATAAGATGGATgctctatttctgaaatgtcaaagttgaataaactgcgtttacaCCCCTGCACGCATTTCTGCACACCTTTGCAATTATCTCTTGTAAATGGACGATACTTGATTTATACCCATCAGAAACAATTGTTGTAGATTTCACTTGATTTGACAAGAAGAATCAAACGTCCCAAACGTGAGTGCAGAAATTCTCTAAAATGGGCGTCAAAATATATTTGTACGTTGATACAGTCGCCTACGAACACAGTGGATGGTGGTGGGTGATCGGGCTATGGTGTTCTGAAACCAAGTATGGCCATCAAAGGTTTGTACAAAAAGTGTTGCGGTTATTTTGTTTACAGGAAACACAGAGAATTGTTCCGTCAGGCTACTGTCACAGTCACATTTAATTGTGTTAAACAACACCCTCACAGACCTATATTTTATTTCAGATGGACAGAAACAGAAATGggaacaaaacaataaaaatatAAAGAAACACCAATACTGCTACAATATTGTTTGTTCATCATTATTTTCAATTTATCGCAGGTCAATGACTCACATGCAACATTTCTGCATCCATTTACATCTTGCAAAATAGCCCCACCCCAGGCTCCAGTCCAAGCAACAGTATATTTTCCCCAAAACTTTAGCTTCAGTAGGTTCTCTGTGTCTTTTTGGTGGCATTGAAAGGAGCGGGGGGCAATCTAACTAACTAATGATTATCAAATGTAACGAATGAAAGACTGAAAAAAGTTGCATGCCACACATCGTCACAGATTTCAAAAGGTTCCGCTTTGCATCATGCAGCTCTGAGTTGGTGGAGTCTCCGTGTCCAGAGGATGGTTGCCGCAAATGTGAGCAAAAATAGGAGAAGACATAAAGGACTGAGGGAAATCAGCCAATCACACGCAGCTGCCCctggaaaagaagagaagagaaaaggccAAAACATAACTTATTGCGTACATTAACCTTTCACCCTTTCCCAAAGCATTAATTACGCTACACGCACACGGTTACCTTTCAGACATTTAGATAGAGCATTTTAAAGCCTACACCAATGATTATAACAAAGCATATCTGAAACTGCATGGACATTTACATCCAACCacgaaaaataaaacaataatgatTTACTAAGTATTCATAGACCCAAGCATGACTAAAACCCACCATTACGCGCGTCTACTTCATTGGAGCTGAAGAGGATGCGTGTTCCGTTAATTTGGTGACACCGGCATGTCACAGTAAGTGTAGAGTTGAGTCTGATGATGGACCATCGAGTGAAGACTCCATCAGAGCCAATCCGTCTTGCTGTGGTTCCTTCCAGCGTGCACACTGCCCCATTCCCCTTGATTTGCCAATACGGATCGCTCCAGTTAGCCCCTGCTCCTGCCACCTCACAGAAATACAAGGGAGAGCCAAGTTCATCAGCCCCGCGGTACAAACGCATGGCCGGGCCAGAAGAGTCTGAAAACAGACAAagggaaaaataataataaaaaactgtCAAcgttatataaaatatatataaatatatttagcCATATGCGTTATTTATTCTGAAAATAATCAAATACCGCACGCGTCAAACTTAAGTCAAAAAGTGCCCATATAGCATAATACGATATATTTAAATATTAGCCCTATAGTTTATGTTTCGGTACAATTCTCAACAGAAAACATAAAGTGTAAAAGGAGCATTTGGCAAAGGAACATTTCGCATGATTTAATTTCACTGATCATTGGCAAGTATCAGACCTTTAGCTagaatagcctaggcctactgttggtAAACCAAAACATTAATGGATGAATTCACACATGTCAAGGCTATATGACGCACATTTGTAAAAATGACCTACTTGTTACAACCAAATACTGCGCCGAGCCACTCTCATGCCTCCTCTTGAAAAATAGGATGGCGAAATAACGTCCTGCATCTGACATTGTGGTGTTCCAGAAAGTCAATGAAGTTTTATTCGCAGCGTCTGGCAATGTTCCTCGGCCACGTTCAAACATCAGTGTAGACTGGGTTAAAATACAGACGAAATTAATGTCTCCCACAGGGCTCTCGTGGTACCAGAGAATAATCGGATTGTCTGCTGAAGTCTGTAGTTGGCTGAAAATGGTAACAGTGGACCCGGTAACACCAAACACAAAATCACTCTGATCTGCCACAACATGTCTGatatctgaaaaaaaagaaagcaaataaTTACAATCTATCAATTGAAATGTGATGAACGGTGGGAGCCGGCACGAAAACAGTGACATGTGGCTGAAAGAGTAGGCTTACTGCGCAATTCTCATGATCAAATTTCAGACAGGTAGCCTACTCACTGATGGTGAAAATGAAGGtgcaaaaaaagagtgaaatcaTCGCGAGCGCTATCTACTCTTGGTCGTTCTCTGTCTGGCATAGCCTGGGCTATGAACTCAAGATAAGAATGTTCAGCATGTCTGCTTAGGCCCTATTTCGGCGCGCGGACCTCCtccttgtccccccccccccatgctaaCTACAGTACGTTCCTACGCGCGAGTCCATGAGAAATATTATGAATACTTTttacaacaaacaacacattaGGGTCAAGCACTTCTGTTGAAGATGCATACTTTTATGTGTTTCACAAAAACTGCAAATATACATTTAGTATAAATAAGTAAGTATTTAGATTATGTTTTGCAGAATTTTCGACATACAGACAGTTTTTGGGATCATTTTCTAGCTTCTGTATACTCAAGCAAAAAGTTCACCCCACCTCTCCAAAAGCGTCAGCTTTAGATTGTTATTGTGATTCTtttttgggggccaagcagcgaagctgcgaggaacccattgtgattcttagttttcttattattattattcctccgccatggaagtcaatggcagcccatagaaccgactggtgaaaagttgtaaaatttggcacactgattagggacagtcccattattcatgtcaccaaatttcatgtcggcacctcgaaccctctagcgccaccaacaggtcaaagttagaggtgccttcatgcacgtaacttttgacccgttgatccgattttcaaaagtcaggtatcattggaatccttggacctgcccgagttcaacgcaccctatgacgttattttccgccatgatggattttccgccattttggatttcatcaaaaacacttgagagcctactcctctcacaaattttgtccgaccgacaccaaacttgacgtgGAGAATCCgcagaatatgttttgccaacgaattgctttttttctccggaagtattaccgtttgctcaaaacagcgaatcgaaattcgtggcgaagccgccaaacaggaagttggctcatatttcagcaaaccttgcacgcatcaaaaccaaacttagtacatggacttgtgactccatcagtaggacgctcaagaaatttggtgacctttgacctctaggaggcgctgttattcagaaacatgctttttggcctataactgctgttgtgcttagaattacaatgtactagtgatgtctagtaatactttggaagatacttatgtcgacagatgacaacttgtgacatcaacctaattgattcggccgccatattggacttaatcaaaaacactaacacatttccctaggtcacaaatttcaactgatcctcaccaaaattggcacagaccatcttcagaccatgccttgttagtgtttcgatttctgtaacaattgacagaagcgtttgcccgtcacagccaatcgaaattcgcggtgaagccgccaaacaggaagtgagcccatatcttagctgcctttgcatctatcaacaccaaacttagtatatggacttgtgacccaattgggacgaagcccaataaatttggtgacctttcacctcgagggtatgaagccgccaaacaggaagtgagctcatatctcagcaaactttgaatctatcaaaaccaaacttagtgcaggGACTTGTGACCCGAtcctgaggacgctcaagaaatttggtgacctttgacctttaggatagcttcaattagcaaaaatgcaagttggcttgtaacttttgacgtgttagacatgaaacttgttctgactgcttacggccatatatctcattgccgcattgagccaacagcgtcgagttgccgtggttactccggcctactgcttggcccccacattgctgcttgcagctatatttattgttattatttatccAAAATTAAATGCAGTGCTAtgacaaacaataaacaaataaacaatgccCCCTTGTGATAATTCTGTGCAGGAAGCCTATTTGTGATGAACTTTCATGCAGAATAATTCAATGCAAGTGTAAGAAACAACTTACATAAAATATCATGTTGTGTTTTAGCACTTATCAAAGGGTAGGGTTGTTAAAaatccatatactgtactgtacatttggtGTCAATTATCGTTAAAAAATAAAGCATGACTAAATGCTTTCAACAAAAGAGATTAATCAATTGGAATGCATTTCTCCAGTATGTGGTGATGGAAGCTTTCTAAATTCTGATCCCTTTGATCTCCCAAATGGGATGTAATGATAGACAGatatggggctgtgtgtgtgtgtgtgtgtgtgtgtgtgtgtgtgtgtgtgtgtgtgtgtgtgtgatgtcagacaCTTTCAAGACAAGAAcaagaaatactgtatatcccAGTACTTCTACATGATCCCCTGGCTCCAAATCTGGATGTTGGAATTTGGTCTTTGAATTAACACAGTAAAATAGAGGAACACTGCCATATGACTGAAGCAGACAAACGTCCACAGCAACAATGTAATATCCCTTCATGGCTTGCATGTTTACTACTGAGATCTGATGGACACTTGTGGGACTTGGTAGCTGGCCTTGGTCCTGGAATGGCAATGATGGAAATGGCAAGCATGCAGTGTAGGCTGGAGCCCCCTATGGATAAGGGCTGAGGTGGGGTGAGTGCaacagaggaggaagggaagcaGCTGCCAGCCTGCAGAGGGGGCTGTTGTAGTTTCTGTAACCCTGAGGCAGGTGGCATATGGATGTACATTCATTGATTTGTTTTAGCCCATTTGTAGAGCTATGGGGACCATCCATCAGGACCTGTTATTTCGCTCACTCTCACTTCTTCTATCTTTggaaagtcaagtcaagtcaagtcaagtttatttatatagcgcattttatacacagaggtcaatcaatgtgctttacataacaaaaaacaaacagtaatagcagataaaagcatagatgagcaaagagtaataataataataatagtaataataaaaaataaaaagaaagcaataaagaataattaacataaaatacttaaggtggaataactagaagacaggtctgtttttaacagatagactttgccagagtctaatttagcaaattAGAATTTAGGAAAGCCCTTGATGCACTCATAGACAGTAGCCATTTGCTTTAAGATAGCCATCTGTCAGCTTAATTTCAAAATCACATTGGAGGAAGCAAAAAGGGGAAGGAAACTTTGGTGGGAGACAGACattgtgtggggagagagatatGTCAGTGTTTCCAAACTTTTGTTTGAGACAGACTCAGACACTCTCAGACAGTAAATCCCCTAGAGATATGAGATACTGATTGAGTGAGCACCCAACTAACAGTAAAGGAATCCCTACACAGACTGATTTTGTGCACTGAACAGATTACTTGGTTTCACTTTGTGAAGTTAATAACCAAGGATATTTATCAACACCAGTATAGTATACTAATACTGGACAAGTCATGAACTGTGGCTGCCTGCCACCAGAAAGTGTCTCTGTTCCGTCAAAGCCAGAACTAACTGAGTGACTGAGAAAGAGTTTCATTTCCACAATACCAGAtgacaccccacacacacacacacacacacacagacacacacacacacacagagacatactgcATGTTATCACCCCCTGCGGTCCCCTTAGATATTGCGAGCGATGCAAAGGGGATGCAGGCCGCAGTCATGGGACCTTAATGCATCATTCATTAGCCACACCGGGAACATTTCCTTCTCACCCTTCCCCAGCGCTGCAGAGCAACACGTATG comes from Sardina pilchardus chromosome 6, fSarPil1.1, whole genome shotgun sequence and encodes:
- the LOC134082675 gene encoding uncharacterized protein LOC134082675 isoform X3; the protein is MLCQNNMAISDITIFILMFILDYSACERGLILAKLDEDISITCPCPASIRCEAKFIRWMKVAVNGTVIIINTDCRQSCRISQKIVNSQIELTITRATRDDEGRYYCDMNTLWVLKFSGKGTYLQIKESESWTNRSEVTLLRELERTTMKPNLDELQHGSLLCFVTGLLTPNIIITWHSTHTRVAAGQTWVSDTIESFTAGSRLQLNVTTGENLHITQNGKGPGEEWWCEVHYDNFTESAMSSLDNNTVPEWCPVVLYSAVSLVLLCALCLVLLTSHWVLHSHKGAGVAVTTISSAQDRPGSGLRSQLTQLPTSTGQPTNSGSEVYSILKYHSHNTVASAAPQPPPRPGRRRREKNKDWHTDIYSALNYHDV
- the LOC134082675 gene encoding uncharacterized protein LOC134082675 isoform X2 produces the protein MLCQNNMAISDITIFILMFILDYSACERGLILAKLDEDISITCPCPASIRCEAKFIRWMKVAVNGTVIIINTDCRQSCRISQKIVNSQIELTITRATRDDEGRYYCDMNTLWVLKFSGKGTYLQIKESESWTNRSEVTLLRELERTTMKPNLDELQHGSLLCFVTGLLTPNIIITWHSTHTRVAAGQTWVSDTIESFTAGSRLQLNVTTGENLHITQNGKGPGEEWWCEVHYDNFTESAMSSLDNNTVPEWCPVVLYSAVSLVLLCALCLVLLTSHWVLHSHKGVAVTTISSAQDRPGSGLRSQLTQLPTSTGQPTNSGSEVYSILKYHSHNTVASAAPQSHVSDVNSVTYSALNFQQPPPRPGRRRREKNKDWHTDIYSALNYHDV
- the LOC134082675 gene encoding uncharacterized protein LOC134082675 isoform X1, producing the protein MLCQNNMAISDITIFILMFILDYSACERGLILAKLDEDISITCPCPASIRCEAKFIRWMKVAVNGTVIIINTDCRQSCRISQKIVNSQIELTITRATRDDEGRYYCDMNTLWVLKFSGKGTYLQIKESESWTNRSEVTLLRELERTTMKPNLDELQHGSLLCFVTGLLTPNIIITWHSTHTRVAAGQTWVSDTIESFTAGSRLQLNVTTGENLHITQNGKGPGEEWWCEVHYDNFTESAMSSLDNNTVPEWCPVVLYSAVSLVLLCALCLVLLTSHWVLHSHKGAGVAVTTISSAQDRPGSGLRSQLTQLPTSTGQPTNSGSEVYSILKYHSHNTVASAAPQSHVSDVNSVTYSALNFQQPPPRPGRRRREKNKDWHTDIYSALNYHDV